In Plasmodium brasilianum strain Bolivian I chromosome 12, whole genome shotgun sequence, the genomic window AAATCCATATTATGTGTACAATTTAGTgttattattagaaaaagGCGAAATTTTCCTAAAAAATGTGAAGAAGGAAAATTGTATTTACACAAATCACTATGAGTGGAATGAgcaaaaattaacatttagTCAGAATTTTTACgacatatttaattattttgaacgacatcatttttttcataatgttCATACAGATGAACTAGTTTATTTGAAGAAAATCGTAGCAACTTTAATAAATCAGATAAAGGAccatgaagaaaataaaaaaggcgGAAGTAATCTTAATAAGGGGCGTATGTTTACAGAGACAAaacttaataatatttttataaatctgTACCTAAATTTGTTAAGCAatgtgataaaaaaaaagttggaGCAAGTTTTCCTGCATCATTCAGGTAAATTAGATCAAAAAATGGAGCCTAAGGGTGAAAATAAAATCGGAGTGGAAAATACTACTTCCCAAGgtggaaaaagaaaatcagTGGGTATCCTATTCTCAGGTGGAATCGATTCGACACTATTGACATTAATTACGATAAGAaattttttccccctttaTGAGGACGGATATATGGAATTAATTAATGTAtcttttaatgaaaatgcaGTTGATAGGTACACATGTCTTATTgcttatgaaaaaataattaatatgtttCCTGGATATGATATCAGATTAGTCCTTGTTGATGTATCCGGTGTTGagttaataaattatgaaaggataatttattctttgaTTTCACCAAATAATACTACAATGGACTATAACATTTCAtccgcttttttttttgcaaatatgGGTAAAGGATATATTTGTCAAcgctcattttttaatttacatgaatggaaatatataaaaaaaaaggccaTGGCTATACTCAATATTAATTTTGAGGGGCAAATAAAGGAGCATACATTAGGTGTACCGAAAGAAAAGGAACAGAGTATAAATGtacagaataaaaaagaagagaaagaCGTGGAAGGAGTAGTGGGAGTGTGTACtgaaaggaaaataaaaaacaaatgctACGTGTGCGAATTTGTTAGAAATAAGAAATGTGTTCATAGGTGTTGTTCTATATGTTGTAGGAAACTaagatatgtatatataaaggaGTTTCTACTAGAGAAAGAGAAAATCAaagcaaataaatatatgaaagaGAACGaggtaaaaaataagaaagatGGTGTTACTACTCCTACCAGTAGTAGCACAAGAcacaatacatataaaaagataGATGGAAGTGAAAAAAGACAAAACAACTATGTTGATATGTATGAAGTGAAGTACGATGAAACAAACTCGAacaaaaaatgcatatatttgctaataaaaaagaaaaaaattttcattaattttgaaatattccGTGAGTGCCATGTGCACAAAGGGAAAATGTATGACTACCAACAGATAGGCTTGCTCTACCGTGAATTTAATAAGGAGCTAGAACAGAGCAAAAATGAAGGAAGAAAAAGGGGGGAAGATGGAAAAAAGGACGGTGTATATATTGATAAGAGTAACTACTTGAATAGCAAATATGACAATGATACGTATGACCATATGTGTGGAATAGTTTTTGACGAAAAATCGCATATACAGAAGAACAGTAGCAAGAGGTACTTGAAAAAAGGGAATGATGAAACAACTAGAAATGCGgaaaaagaaacatataGTTTGAATGAAGAATGTTATATgagagaagaaaaattaagtgataacaatttttttttaaaaaaggataaacaaAACTTTATTGACAAGTTCGTTACAGCGAGAACTGCTAATGATGctaataattttgaaaaaataaaaagtctATTTTCCaaagagaaatataaaaaaggagaaagtatgaacaaaaaggaagctattaataaaaataaaattttaacagaTTATCAGCACGAAAAGGAGGAAAGGGAGGATGagtctttaaattttttaaatagaaaattatataacaaagGTAATAATGAAGATACAggagaaatatattattgtaatcATGAATTACTTATAATAGGTAGTGGTGCCGATGAATTGTATGGAGGTTATTACAGACAGAACAACAcaaataatactaataagagaaaaacgcaggaaaattacaaaatgaatgaaatgataaaagatattaaaagaatttggAATAGAAATTTATATCGAGATGATCGTATCTTTACTTTTACAAGTAGATCGAAaaagcatattttttatcccTACTTGAATATACATTTAGTGAACTTTCTGTTTTTGGTTTCGTTTTACTTGATAGAGGCTCCTATTCTTAGTTCGTTCGGTttggaaaaaaggaatagaAGTGATGATGAGGGAGAAGCGGAGGAAACGAAAGAGGAATCATTGGATGAAGCAGCGGAAGATATACCACCAATACCCATTTCAGAAGAACACACCTGTCAAAGATATAATGTAgataaaaaggaaaggaCAAAGGAGAAGGATACATTAATGAGAAAGGAAAACTACTGTCTCGTTTTTGTCGAAAGGGTAGAAGAATGTTACAATTTATACAgacttattaaaaattataaaattagtaaGTGGATTTTAAGAATGgccatatttttcttaaaattcaaagaattaatgtttttcaaaaaaaaagctattcAGTTCGGTtcaaaagcaaaaaatacaagaaaatatatgaaggAATCTATTACTTCATCTTTTAATGATCAAGGAACGGGTACTTGCTTACTTGATAcagataacaaaaaaaaggggcATGACTCATACACACTTTTATCTCAGTACATAAACACATTTGAAGGAATACATGTTGATTAATATTAAGCCATagcaaattatttaaatggaGAGAAGAGGAGGGAGCTAAAACCTAccattagaaaaaaaaaaaaagaagaaaaaaaaaagggaaaaatttACCATCTATAGACCTATTTGCCATGAGTAGACTATTAACTGAGTAGTATTTTATCTGTTCGCACGTTCTTCAACTATTCCCCCTTCCACAACTTCTGTCATTCTATCCATCATAATTTCTGTTATTTATTCTGCTATATCTTCTGCCATATTATTTACCACagcttctatttttttttttttttttcttttttcctgggcattttattacatatatataaaggttTCAACATGTTAAgtatgttatttaaaaaaaaaaaaaaaaaaagagttaaTGCAATAGAGAGGAGCAGGGCGGGAGGGGAAggaaaaacatttataatacATTAGTTGTTTTCAATTTATGTTCCCCCAATTGCTAGCTGGCACTTCATAGTAGTCATTTCTAAGCTGTACTGTAGCCTCGGATAAGTAATTTTTACCAGCGTccacacacacatatgtatgcacagCGCATACGCAGTTACCCACTTTTCCACTACATGGTGGCGTATATATTGCCTATTGCGTCGCTCACCTTATCGAACGGGATTACAAATAGCATGGCGTACTCCTTATAATTAACTTCTCTATTTTTATGGTTCGTTATTTCATAAAACCTCTTTACATTGTTATTATTCCACATTACAtggtatattttattttgaaaaaagaactGTTCTTCATaattggaaaaaattaattcattgtttacatttttataaatttttgtgtAAAAGAGtatataatcaaaaaaataaaatttcttttcatttacatCCATATCTTCTATACCCTGAGACCACAGAATATCATccattacatttttatgaattaaaGGAATTAATTTAATAGGACAATTTATTATTCTGCTGTTAATAAGTAAacctatattatttttattatttgaaattaaattaattaattcctttgcattttcatcatattcaaatgtatttattttcttaattttgtttaataaaaattcttttaaaatatgtatttcatCATATTGATTAATGTTAACAATAGTTTGAAAGCCAATAATATTTactttctcatttttttcttcatttgaAACGCACACAAATTTTCCGATATTTTGCTGAtcacatataatatttattaactgttcagaacattttaaatttgtGTACAGCTCCgtactttttaataatattcttatgTTATCTTTATATACATCCTCGGGGTCTATTAATTCAAAATCACAAGTTAACTCATCACTGCTGCTGTTATTCGTTTCTTTTTCGGGACTACCTTGGCTTGTTATGTTTCCCTGTACATATCCCCCGACTTGTTTCTCCTTGTACTCAGACACCTTGTCCGTCCGTTGCTTCAACTTTTCGTTCAACTTTTCGCTCATCTTTTCGCTCATCTTTTCGCTCATCTTTTTGTTCAACTTTTCGTTCACCTTTTCGTTCACCTTTTCGTTCACCTTTTCGTTCACCTTTTCGTTCACCTTTTCGTTCACCTTTTCGTTCATCTTTTCATTcaacttcattttttttttctttttttttccctttttttttatcatatttttgttcatCTTCAGTTTCTCCCTTTTGATATTCTGatttcttttgcttttttccCTCCCCCCGATTTTTTCGCTCTTTCTTTCAAAATTGTTCATGTTATTGTTCGTGTTCCTATTCATCTGTGCATTCTTTTccacttttattttctcccTTTTTTGGTTAACTGACCTTCCTGCAGTTTTTTCATCTTCCATTACTTGTTCagaattttttacaaaaatatttttttcttttatataagtCATGAAAGTTGGCatgttattgttatatatatattatgttctCCGAATTTGTTCTAgttaattttacattaacAAATAGCACAAGAAAATATGTAACtacatgtatatttctaCATCTTATTCGTTGGCAGCTTTTAAACATATACCTACTTATCATATGCgcgtatattatttttataaaatactgtacgtatatgtacttccatacatgtaaaaaatatattgcatgtatgtaaacctacaattatttttaagtacCGCCATTTgcgcttttctttttttctacttaaaaacaaaaagaaaaaaattaattataacaaaattatacaaGTTCCTGCGCTACATGTATGCAGTTCTTTTGAGGATTCCCAAGGGTTCAGCGGGGTTTAGCGGTTTAGTGGTTTAGCGGCTGACCGGTTGATCATtagtacgtatatatttttttattttttattttttccccttttcaTGGCCTTACTTTTTAATCCATTAGTTGAGTGCTTACCGAAGtataaaacacaaaaaaaggcatatcaattttttcttttttttttcttttttttttcttttttttttttccttttttctttttccttttttctttttccttttttctttttccttatttctttttccttttttctttttccttatttctttttccttttttctttttattctttttttttttccactcTTTTTTCCTGAACAGGCAATAATTTTTCTGGTAAAAACTGAACTGCCACAATGAGCAAAACGAACGAAAAAGCCTAgtttgcaaaaataaaaaaaaaagcacgccgaattttaaattacgaaaatatgaaaaaaatagattatATAATAGCAGAGCAATAGAACAGAACAATGGAATACGAACAAGTGTCTGCCttaattgaaaaatttaaagatgACAGGTACATACTAAAAGcttataacaaaatatataactgtaATAACTGCACATTTTAcagaaatgtaaaaatagaagaaattGAAAGGTGGAGTTACACGAGCGAAAAGACGTGCAATACAGGGGGTAGTAATGGCCAAGTTCGTGGTCGCACCCTGATAAACATTATAAACGATGAAGGAAGAGAAACAGGTAAGGTTGACGATAAAGGtgataatgatgatgatTTAAGGAATATTATCGAAATTGTAAACAGAACGCTGTATTTTTACACAAACGAAACTTTAAACAAATTTAgcgaaaataataaagagcTAGTTGACATATACAACCAAATAGATAACTGTAACAAAATATGCCTTGATGTCGatgtaatattaaataaacataaaaatgatataaagtACATTTCTGAagacataaataaaatacaagaattaacagaaaatatggatgataaattaaaaaatagaaaattaacATTAGAACTGTTAAATacgtttataaaaattatattagttACACCACAactaatatatgatatatgtaatggtgaaattaatgaaaattttgtaaaaaatgtaatcatattaacaaaaaaaatggaaaattgtAAACATTGTTTGTATGATTTTTACCCTAGTATAAAATTTTCCTATATAGAATtagaaaaactaaaaaataaagccaTCGATAGAATatactcattttttattcGCAAACTTAAtgatataagaaataaaaaaattaatattcatttaattcaacaaaatttaataaaatttcacgaacttaataattttctttataataataatagaaatttGTATGCCTacttaataaaagaatatataaatattatgaacaggACCTATCACAACCTTTTCAAAAGCTATATTACCAACTTGCAAAGGAAAAAGATCGAGTTCAATAATGAACTAACCATAGGATTTTCTTGTTCCTACGGTAATCACCTAGGAGGAAATAGCAGTGCCAGTAGCAGCGGCAAAATAAGCGGCGGTAATATAAGCGGAAGAAACATAAGCGGAGGAAACATAAGCGGAGGAAACATAAGCGGAGGAAACATAAGCGGCGGTAATTACATCAGTGGAGGCAGCTTGTACAGTATTAGCGCGAACAGCAGCAGCAACGTGAGTCTGTTGTCGGCGAAGAACAAAATGATGAACATACTCGGCTTTAACACAAAGACTAACAACTCCAGTGAGAGAAAGGAGTGCCtgtttttgttaaataataGAACTAAAATTTTGAGTGATTTAGATTATTATTCCAATGCAAAATGTTCGGAAATGCTTGACAGTTCGGAAATTCCGAACCGTTCAGAATTGTCTAACCGTTCAGAATTACCTGACCATTCAGAATTGCCTAACCGTTCAGAATTGCCTAACCGTTCAGAATTGCCTAACCGTTCAGAATTGCCTAACCGTTCAGAATTGCCTGACCATTCAGAATTATCTGACCGTGCAAGTACTTTACCTGTCATTTTCACCACAGACAATTCGCAGTACTTTTTTGAGGAGATCTACAAATCGGTGagcaaattatttttagatACAGGAACTAcggaatatttatttcttataaaatttttcagGAATTATGAAAACCAtgattttttgtttttagaaatatattcCAAAACTATATCGCTGTGTTTTGattttacttattattatatgaatagtacctttgattttatttctctttttattatttatatgattaATATGCATAATGCGTATATAATCAAGAGTAGAAAAATATTCCCCTTATACGAATTTATTGACAAGCTTCAGAATTTAATATGGAATAggatatatttcattattagtGAAAATATTGCCTCCCTGGATTTTAGCAGTCGATACAGCAGCTATGGAAGTTACAGTCACTACTACAACTACTACTATCATGTGAGCGCCGATAATACAAAAGGATATAACAAGAAATCTCTTTATGATTTATTATACACAAACAACGTAAAGTATAGTGCAATAAGTAGAAACAGCAACATGGCCCCGTTAAAGGCGGATATGagcagtagtaataataatgctgctactaatagtagtagtactactagtaataacaacagtAATAGCAACAACAATGACTTTCCGAAGTCCAAGGCTTCTGCGAACGCGCATCTTGAAAAGGCAGAAATAGAGGTAGAGAGAAAAAGAAGCTCCTTACAGCATATTCCTAATATTCAACCAGTGAACATCAGTGAACCAGAAAAAATGAACTATGGGATATCTGCCCCCTTATGTGATacggaaaaaatgaatatgatTAATAGTAGTACCCCTACAATGTTTGTAAAAACACAGACACATCCTATAACCAAAAAGTTTTCAGATTTTTATTGCTCCTTAACGATACTGAGTGAGTTCTGTttcaattttgaaaaatattacaacGAAATAAATTgtgagaaaaaagaaaaagaaaactcAACAGAAGCTAGCTATACGGAAAAATCTGACAATTCTTtaaatgtagaaaaaaaagaaaaaaaaattaaaaaattatcaaaattaCCAAACGAGGAAACTATGACATATTTGCATATGGAAGAGGAAAATAaactaattaaaaattattactgttCAGAATATTGTCAGACGGAGGGAATTGAACAAAGTTACCAAAGTAAAGAACATGATGGGAAAACAGCTACGCATGATGGGGAAATAGCTACATCGtatgaaaataaagtaaacaaaaaagaaggaaaagatGAAAAGGTGGCAGCATCTTACGATATGAATATGTGTAATGTAAAAATTGATGATCATACAAAAAATGATAGAAATGATGAAATTATTGTAACGCTTGACGATGGTAACCCGCATAATGGTGTTTCAAATGTAAAAGGAGGTAACTGTTCCTTTACAAATGAAAGCAACACAACTGTAGATTGTACCAAAAAAACAAGTACTAATAATTCTCCCAttagtaaagaaaaaaaatcagaaaatgttcaaaaaattatgaacagttcatGTAATTCGGAAGCGAATGACCAAGAAGGGGAAACCATTCTCCAAAAAGGAACAGAAGTAACGAAGGCGGCGAACAAATCGAAGGCAGAGAAAGAACCAAGTTTGCCAGGTACACATTCGGACAACATATTGGAAAAACAAACCAACAGTAGCAATAACCTTAcacagaaatataaaaatctaAATCGTGTTATCATAAAACTTGAAGAAGTTATCACCGAAACACTGCTCTACTTAACGAATGAAATTTTAcacaaaaatgataaattattatttttaataaacaatTATTATCACATAGTAAATGTGTTAAGgggaaataaaatgaacgaAGACAAAATAGCTAGATATGAAAGTTTATTACAGAATGAAATATCTTCATATATAGACTATCAGCTGAACGAATATATAAAGGATATAATTCTCTTTGTACATAAACATGAACCAATAGTTCAGAATATGAAAGAAGAGgaaaatgatattatttatcatattGATGTAAAATTAATGGAGACGATTGCCATTAATTTCACTAGACAATGGAAAAACATGCTCAAAgatattaaacaaaatgtTATTCGTTCCTTTACAAATTTTGATAATTCTTTGCATATATTGAAAATGCTAAATACacatattcttttatacTTTACAAGATATTCTCAACTAGtcaagaaaattttttccaACTTACAAACTCCATCATATATTCAGAATTTGCCATCTGTTGATGTAGTCTTAgtgcaaattaaaaaagatgcCAAAAATATTGACTCCTAAATATGTCCCCCTCCTTTCgaatttgcaaaaaaattttcattccCCTCAAATAGGAAGGGACAGcgaggaaaaatataaaagaaaaaaaaaaaaacttacaaaataatttgtagaattatatatacaaaatagtgtacaataaaatacttaattggttcattttttccttttcgcATAtttggatttttttttttttttttttttttttttttttgtacttaaCGGTATCCATTGCGACTTTATGaacatgttaataaaaaaagcagTGGAATATTTAGGCACTGGTGTATGTTGTTACCTCTTTCGGGTGGGCAGTGGTTAAATGATTTCGCCCCCGTGTAACTATTTGACTTGTAGCGATTGTTTTGTTTACATGcacatttgttcatttgttcatttggtGGTATATTTATCGGTAAATTTATAGGTACATTTATAAGTACATTTATAAGTACATTTATAAGTACATTTATAGGAACATTTATAAGTACATTTATAGGAACATTTATAGGAACATTTATAAGTACATCTATAGGAACATTTATAAGTACATTTATAGGAACATTTATAAGTACATTTATAGGCACATTCATcggtatatttttttctgtctCTCTTGAAATAGTCTGCCCAGCACATTACGACTGATCATCCAGTGCATGTATACCCACAAGAAACCTCCtcatttttttgataaacaATTCAAACAATTAAAATGGCTACCCCACTATTTATTACagttcatttattattactcagacacatttataattacatatttccCCGTCCAAAATaacaattaattaaattaaacaatgattaataaaatattaaaatttatgaaaaatttaataggGAAAATAcgaaaaggaagaaatggaaaaaaaaaaaaaaaaaaaaaaaaaaaaaaaaaaaaaaaaaaaaaaaaaaaaaaaaaaaaaaaaaaaaaattaatcagAGCATGAAAAACTACAAACAATAAGATGCACAAATGAATATCATTAGAACTGTTAGAAAAtgtgtgtaaaaaaaaaaaaaaaaaaaaactatacatatacatgaatatatacatgaatatatacatgaatatatacatgaatatatgCATGAACATATGCATGAAcatatacatgaatatatgCATGAACATATGCATGAACATATACATGAACATATGCATGAACATATACATGAACATatacatgaacatatatagatataaatatatatgtgcatatatgcatgtgtacatgtgtatatgcatatgtgtatatgtaattaaaacGCCGTGTACAACCATATACACACCACCTTCACGATAACATGCCATGGTGACAACAACTAATAACTGCTACGTAAAAACAATTAAAGATTTTAATTTACTCGGACTGTATAGTTACATGTGTAGTCTAAAATAAGCAGTTGGGTTATTATGACCATGTACAATGAAATTAGATTTGTTACCCTTGGTGTTGTATACGTGCTACGGTTGATGCGGTAAATACCATAATTTCCGGTACTACTTCCACTCTCACTGTAATTGTCTACATTGCATTACTCTtgtgataatttttttcataaaattatcgCAAAATTACTTCTGCATTTGTATGCATCTTCAACTGTGTTCTATTTAGTCTGTCCATCACTTCGTGTTATACCTTTGTTTCTACTTTCTGCTCTTTTCACAATGCGCTTGCGTGATTAGCAATTATATAGGTACTTCACATTTttccactttttttttttttttttctagcttattttaatttacaaaaCTTCACGAAcacacatatgcacatatgtatacgtacatatacgtacatacatatatacgcatttgctcatatatatatatatatatatatatatgttcgtGTCCACGTATGCATGCGCAACACTAATTAATAACTTTAAGGTTACATAACAAAATTTGCCTCTTCTTTCTATTATAGCACTATTTACATGATGGTACATTATCAGCAGATGCTTCAATGTCCAGTTCCCCATTTGCAGTTACTACAGCAGGCCCATAATAAGCCATGGCATTTCTagatttataatattcatttctCATAGCACTTTGTGTTAACTTTACATCATATCTGTGACTGATGGGTTCAAATAATAATCCCCATACAACACTAAAAAAAAGACTAAGACCTAAAAACAGGCAATAGAACCAATCTAAAGAAGCAAAAAGGGGGGTGTTAATTAATGTTAATCC contains:
- a CDS encoding hypothetical protein (conserved Plasmodium protein); this translates as MNNFMVRIKGSSEKINNAIREVFTKNFVEDNFFEKEIELKDQVKKREIYMLTENYVDTYMKQYLIKNDDNHWFYSILCEFSVVPDNNNIITCTGVNDVSIIPSVLNVEFYASDVYFENMENEEFQIKLIEKRKKAYKEVKVKNRSVLLLHGYFNYIDKGDVRENKANDIKGLYYYIQENIHNLNKWVNNIEGSFILIYVHYEHGQVNFFFFNDQFGMKSFIFFYEQSSIILTNMYGFFINYDFNYIPINDEYYQFDDKSVRGNLNLIDDDPFLFFFHTNEKTPNKCTDRVVYCYSEENIIKREYLNMVNINEKVGFQINPYYVYNLVLLLEKGEIFLKNVKKENCIYTNHYEWNEQKLTFSQNFYDIFNYFERHHFFHNVHTDELVYLKKIVATLINQIKDHEENKKGGSNLNKGRMFTETKLNNIFINLYLNLLSNVIKKKLEQVFLHHSGKLDQKMEPKGENKIGVENTTSQGGKRKSVGILFSGGIDSTLLTLITIRNFFPLYEDGYMELINVSFNENAVDRYTCLIAYEKIINMFPGYDIRLVLVDVSGVELINYERIIYSLISPNNTTMDYNISSAFFFANMGKGYICQRSFFNLHEWKYIKKKAMAILNINFEGQIKEHTLGVPKEKEQSINVQNKKEEKDVEGVVGVCTERKIKNKCYVCEFVRNKKCVHRCCSICCRKLRYVYIKEFLLEKEKIKANKYMKENEVKNKKDGVTTPTSSSTRHNTYKKIDGSEKRQNNYVDMYEVKYDETNSNKKCIYLLIKKKKIFINFEIFRECHVHKGKMYDYQQIGLLYREFNKELEQSKNEGRKRGEDGKKDGVYIDKSNYLNSKYDNDTYDHMCGIVFDEKSHIQKNSSKRYLKKGNDETTRNAEKETYSLNEECYMREEKLSDNNFFLKKDKQNFIDKFVTARTANDANNFEKIKSLFSKEKYKKGESMNKKEAINKNKILTDYQHEKEEREDESLNFLNRKLYNKGNNEDTGEIYYCNHELLIIGSGADELYGGYYRQNNTNNTNKRKTQENYKMNEMIKDIKRIWNRNLYRDDRIFTFTSRSKKHIFYPYLNIHLVNFLFLVSFYLIEAPILSSFGLEKRNRSDDEGEAEETKEESLDEAAEDIPPIPISEEHTCQRYNVDKKERTKEKDTLMRKENYCLVFVERVEECYNLYRLIKNYKISKWILRMAIFFLKFKELMFFKKKAIQFGSKAKNTRKYMKESITSSFNDQGTGTCLLDTDNKKKGHDSYTLLSQYINTFEGIHVD
- a CDS encoding vacuolar protein sorting-associated protein 52 — protein: MEYEQVSALIEKFKDDRYILKAYNKIYNCNNCTFYRNVKIEEIERWSYTSEKTCNTGGSNGQVRGRTLINIINDEGRETGKVDDKGDNDDDLRNIIEIVNRTLYFYTNETLNKFSENNKELVDIYNQIDNCNKICLDVDVILNKHKNDIKYISEDINKIQELTENMDDKLKNRKLTLELLNTFIKIILVTPQLIYDICNGEINENFVKNVIILTKKMENCKHCLYDFYPSIKFSYIELEKLKNKAIDRIYSFFIRKLNDIRNKKINIHLIQQNLIKFHELNNFLYNNNRNLYAYLIKEYINIMNRTYHNLFKSYITNLQRKKIEFNNELTIGFSCSYGNHLGGNSSASSSGKISGGNISGRNISGGNISGGNISGGNISGGNYISGGSLYSISANSSSNVSLLSAKNKMMNILGFNTKTNNSSERKECLFLLNNRTKILSDLDYYSNAKCSEMLDSSEIPNRSELSNRSELPDHSELPNRSELPNRSELPNRSELPNRSELPDHSELSDRASTLPVIFTTDNSQYFFEEIYKSVSKLFLDTGTTEYLFLIKFFRNYENHDFLFLEIYSKTISLCFDFTYYYMNSTFDFISLFIIYMINMHNAYIIKSRKIFPLYEFIDKLQNLIWNRIYFIISENIASLDFSSRYSSYGSYSHYYNYYYHVSADNTKGYNKKSLYDLLYTNNVKYSAISRNSNMAPLKADMSSSNNNAATNSSSTTSNNNSNSNNNDFPKSKASANAHLEKAEIEVERKRSSLQHIPNIQPVNISEPEKMNYGISAPLCDTEKMNMINSSTPTMFVKTQTHPITKKFSDFYCSLTILSEFCFNFEKYYNEINCEKKEKENSTEASYTEKSDNSLNVEKKEKKIKKLSKLPNEETMTYLHMEEENKLIKNYYCSEYCQTEGIEQSYQSKEHDGKTATHDGEIATSYENKVNKKEGKDEKVAASYDMNMCNVKIDDHTKNDRNDEIIVTLDDGNPHNGVSNVKGGNCSFTNESNTTVDCTKKTSTNNSPISKEKKSENVQKIMNSSCNSEANDQEGETILQKGTEVTKAANKSKAEKEPSLPGTHSDNILEKQTNSSNNLTQKYKNLNRVIIKLEEVITETLLYLTNEILHKNDKLLFLINNYYHIVNVLRGNKMNEDKIARYESLLQNEISSYIDYQLNEYIKDIILFVHKHEPIVQNMKEEENDIIYHIDVKLMETIAINFTRQWKNMLKDIKQNVIRSFTNFDNSLHILKMLNTHILLYFTRYSQLVKKIFSNLQTPSYIQNLPSVDVVLVQIKKDAKNIDS
- a CDS encoding protein BCP1 yields the protein MTYIKEKNIFVKNSEQVMEDEKTAGRSVNQKREKIKVEKNAQMNRNTNNNMNNFERKSEKIGGREKSKRNQNIKREKLKMNKNMIKKKGKKKKKKMKLNEKMNEKVNEKVNEKVNEKVNEKVNEKVNEKLNKKMSEKMSEKMSEKLNEKLKQRTDKVSEYKEKQVGGYVQGNITSQGSPEKETNNSSSDELTCDFELIDPEDVYKDNIRILLKSTELYTNLKCSEQLINIICDQQNIGKFVCVSNEEKNEKVNIIGFQTIVNINQYDEIHILKEFLLNKIKKINTFEYDENAKELINLISNNKNNIGLLINSRIINCPIKLIPLIHKNVMDDILWSQGIEDMDVNEKKFYFFDYILFYTKIYKNVNNELIFSNYEEQFFFQNKIYHVMWNNNNVKRFYEITNHKNREVNYKEYAMLFVIPFDKATVQLRNDYYEVPASNWGNIN